One genomic region from Gavia stellata isolate bGavSte3 unplaced genomic scaffold, bGavSte3.hap2 HAP2_SCAFFOLD_1182, whole genome shotgun sequence encodes:
- the LOC132321037 gene encoding zinc finger and SCAN domain-containing protein 22-like, which produces LHGGGAGGAGTEMRRLRFRQFRYQEASGPRDVCRRLRELSQGWLRPEVRSKEQIMELLVLEQFLSILPEEIQSWVWVRHPESCAQAIALAESFQLGQGDPDGIWEQQVTVRVKVEEVASGDAEDPELPSGDGWREEVARGKVRFVPEEEERHLQETGPTMASRDTEASVLQRQDPLHPPSTLQVMPVVRNPTRRGPHRRQIPRDPITFPQPLTQGLPGPVEDTRSPEKPWVKREPSAQGKDRPYPCGECGKSFGRLTHLKTHQRTHTGVKPYACGACGKSFGHLSTLTTHQRLHTGERPYACGSCGKTFTNPSDLNKHQRSHTGERPYPCAACGKRFSQQSNLTMHQRSHTEERPYPCGACGKSFKYLADLTVHERSHTGERPFPCPHCGKSFSNKSSLARHTRIHARVAARDK; this is translated from the exons CACTCCATGGCGGTGGCGCCGGTGGTGCCGGGACGGAGATGCGTCGCTTGCGCTTCCGGCAATTCCGGTACCAGGAGGCGTCAGGACCACGGGACGTTTGCCGGCGGTTACGGGAGCTGTCGCAGGGTTGGTTACGGCCGGAGGTGCGGAGTAAGGAGCAGATCatggagctgctggtgctggagcaatTCCTCAGCATCCTTCCCGAGGAAATCCAGAGCTGGGTCTGGGTCCGACATCCCGAATCCTGTGCCCAAGCCATCGCCTTGGCCGAGAGCTTCCAGTTGGGACAGGGAGATCCCGATGGGATTTGGGAGCAGCAG GTGACGGTGCGTGTGAAGGTGGAGGAGGTGGCCTCAGGGGATGCGGAGGACCCCGAA CTGCCCTCTGGGGACGGCTGGCGGGAGGAGGTGGCCCGGGGCAAGGTCAGGTTTGTCCCCGAGGAAGAGGAGCGGCACCTGCAGGAAACAG GTCCCACCATGGCGAGCAGAGACACGGAGGCATCCGTTTTGCAACGGCAAGACCCCCTgcacccacccagcaccctccaGGTCATGCCGGTGGTCAGGAACCCCACCCGGAGAGGGCCTCACCGGCGACAGATCCCACGGGATCCCATCACCTTCCCACAGCCCCTCACCCAAGGTCTGCCCGGACCGGTGGAGGACACCAGGAGCCCAGAGAAGCCCTGGGTGAAGCGGGAGCCGTCAGCGCAGGGGAAGGACCGTCCGTACCCCTGTGGTGAGTGCGGCAAGAGCTTCGGCCGGTTGACCCACCTGAAGACCCACCAGCGAACCCACACGGGGGTGAAGCCCTACGCCTGCGGGGCTTGCGGCAAGAGCTTCGGCCACCTCTCCACCCTCACCACCCACCAACGGCTACACACGGGTGAGCGTCCTTACGCCTGCGGCTCCTGCGGCAAGACCTTCACCAACCCATCGGACCTCAACAAGCACCAACGGTCGCACACCGGCGAGCGACCCTACCCCTGCGCCGCCTGCGGCAAACGCTTCAGCCAACAGTCCAACCTCACCATGCACCAACGGAGCCATACCGAGGAGCGACCCTACCCCTGCGGCGCCTGCGGCAAGAGCTTCAAGTACTTGGCGGACCTGACGGTGCACGAGCGCTCGCACACGGGCGAGAGACCCTTCCCCTGTCCCCACTGCGGGAAGAGCTTCAGCAACAAGTCCTCCCTCGCCCGGCACACGCGCATCCACGCCCGGGTGGCCGCCAGGGACAAGTGA